A part of Lactobacillus sp. ESL0700 genomic DNA contains:
- a CDS encoding ABC transporter substrate-binding protein/permease: MKKAIKWLKAALVMLVTLTMLVNCVSGVQAAQAPQATDNYLKKVKQKGELIMGTSPDFPPYEFVKNINGKSKVLGMDIEVGKKIAHDMGVKLVVKTMDFDSLLVALETGKIDMVIAGMSASPKRAKSVAFSQVYYASGQDLIIRKADAKKYHDYHSFAGKTIAAQTGSLQSDLIKKQAPKATLKTMDKDSDLILALQTHKFDAVAVDSASADAYVKNTTGIINIPSGFKDKSVGSAIAFHKGAQSLVNAANKSIDEIKAKNLIKKQYLPKAGKYLAVSGKSKKTAKVDNSMWAYKDFFVAGVGYTLFISAISVFFGFLLGAILALMRLSRNKVAHSIATAYIEFVRGTPLMVQLLFIYFGLGLVVNIPALLSGIIAVSLNSASYVAEVIRSGINSIAPGQTEASRSLGMSRTETMRYVIMPQAMKNIWPALGNEFVSLIKESSIVSVIGVKDLIYQSRIVQADTYRGVMPLVITMILYFIITFGLSSLMKVFEGKMKHE, from the coding sequence ATGAAAAAGGCAATTAAATGGCTCAAGGCTGCCTTAGTGATGCTGGTAACACTGACAATGTTAGTCAATTGTGTTAGTGGCGTGCAGGCAGCACAAGCACCGCAAGCAACAGATAATTATTTAAAAAAGGTTAAACAAAAGGGTGAGTTAATCATGGGAACCAGTCCCGACTTCCCGCCCTACGAGTTTGTTAAGAACATTAACGGCAAGTCCAAGGTGCTTGGCATGGACATTGAGGTCGGCAAGAAAATCGCTCACGACATGGGAGTGAAGCTGGTCGTTAAGACAATGGATTTTGACTCGCTACTTGTTGCTCTAGAAACTGGCAAAATCGATATGGTAATCGCCGGAATGTCGGCTTCACCTAAGAGAGCAAAGAGTGTTGCCTTTAGTCAAGTCTATTATGCTAGTGGTCAAGACTTGATTATTAGAAAGGCCGATGCCAAGAAATATCATGATTATCATTCTTTTGCCGGCAAAACAATTGCGGCACAAACAGGTAGTTTGCAGAGTGATTTAATTAAAAAGCAAGCGCCAAAAGCAACGCTAAAAACAATGGACAAGGATAGCGACTTAATCCTGGCATTGCAAACACACAAGTTTGATGCAGTTGCAGTTGACTCAGCTTCGGCTGATGCTTACGTTAAAAATACAACGGGCATTATCAATATTCCTTCGGGCTTTAAAGACAAGTCAGTTGGCTCAGCGATTGCCTTCCATAAAGGGGCACAGAGCTTAGTCAATGCAGCCAACAAATCAATCGATGAAATTAAAGCAAAGAACTTAATTAAAAAGCAGTATTTGCCAAAAGCAGGTAAGTATCTGGCAGTATCTGGCAAATCCAAAAAGACAGCCAAGGTTGATAATTCCATGTGGGCATACAAGGACTTCTTCGTTGCTGGTGTGGGCTACACATTATTCATTTCCGCAATTTCTGTTTTCTTTGGTTTCTTATTAGGTGCTATCCTTGCCTTGATGCGGTTAAGCCGTAATAAAGTTGCCCACTCAATTGCAACAGCCTATATTGAGTTTGTTCGGGGCACACCGCTGATGGTTCAACTGCTCTTTATCTACTTTGGCTTAGGCTTAGTGGTCAACATTCCCGCATTACTGTCCGGTATTATTGCAGTCTCGCTTAATTCGGCGTCTTATGTTGCGGAGGTCATTCGTTCAGGAATTAACTCAATTGCACCGGGCCAGACCGAAGCATCGCGGTCCTTGGGAATGTCACGGACAGAGACGATGCGTTACGTTATCATGCCACAGGCAATGAAAAATATTTGGCCAGCTCTGGGGAACGAATTTGTTTCCTTAATTAAGGAAAGTTCAATTGTGTCAGTTATCGGGGTTAAAGATCTGATTTATCAATCAAGAATTGTGCAGGCTGATACTTACCGGGGCGTGATGCCATTAGTAATTACGATGATTTTGTACTTTATCATTACGTTTGGCTTGTCCAGCTTGATGAAGGTATTTGAAGGGAAGATGAAGCATGAATAA
- a CDS encoding lactate oxidase, translating to MTAYYNGFPQSDRDEAISMINLDELEERAKSVMPEGAYYYIASGSENEWTWRNNTTAFNHFQIVPRALTNMTDPQTDTKFMGMDLKTPIMISPIACHGIAHKDAEVATQKGAAAAGALFSSSTYANKSVEDIAAAAPDAPRFFQLYLSKDWEFNKMVFDAVKKAGYKGIFLTVDALVSGYREANLRTKFAYPVPLDFFTRYQGGKGEGQTVAQMYASSAQKIGPDDVRRIKEMSGLPVFVKGVVCAEDAYLAMGAGADGIYVTNHGGREVDSGPATIDMLPEIAKAVNHRVPIIFDSGVRRGSHVFKALALGADIVGIGRPYLYALALGGAKGVESVIKQLNDELIIDMQLTGCKTIEDVKHARLTHFNYTADNLKSNTDPSRIKPYPVTKDNQIKEDDSDAVSGASQA from the coding sequence ATGACAGCTTATTATAATGGGTTTCCACAAAGTGACCGTGATGAAGCAATTAGTATGATTAACCTTGATGAACTTGAGGAACGTGCTAAGAGTGTTATGCCAGAAGGTGCATACTACTACATCGCTTCTGGTTCAGAAAATGAATGGACATGGCGTAACAACACCACTGCCTTCAACCATTTCCAAATTGTCCCACGGGCATTGACGAATATGACTGATCCACAAACTGATACTAAGTTTATGGGCATGGATTTGAAGACACCAATCATGATTTCACCAATTGCATGTCATGGTATCGCTCATAAGGACGCCGAAGTTGCTACTCAAAAGGGTGCTGCAGCTGCTGGTGCATTGTTCTCATCGAGTACTTATGCTAATAAGAGTGTTGAAGATATTGCTGCAGCTGCTCCAGATGCACCACGCTTCTTCCAACTTTACTTAAGTAAAGATTGGGAATTCAACAAGATGGTCTTTGATGCAGTTAAAAAGGCAGGCTACAAGGGTATCTTCTTGACTGTTGATGCTTTGGTATCTGGTTATCGTGAAGCAAACCTGAGAACTAAGTTTGCTTACCCAGTTCCACTAGACTTCTTTACTCGTTACCAAGGTGGTAAGGGTGAAGGTCAAACTGTTGCTCAAATGTATGCTTCATCTGCACAAAAGATTGGTCCAGATGATGTTCGCCGGATTAAGGAAATGTCAGGTTTACCAGTATTTGTTAAGGGTGTAGTATGTGCTGAAGATGCATACCTTGCAATGGGTGCCGGTGCTGATGGTATTTATGTTACTAACCATGGTGGTCGTGAAGTTGATTCAGGTCCAGCTACTATTGACATGTTGCCAGAAATTGCTAAGGCAGTTAACCACCGTGTTCCAATTATCTTTGACTCAGGTGTTCGTCGTGGTTCTCATGTCTTCAAGGCTTTGGCATTGGGTGCTGATATTGTTGGTATTGGCCGTCCTTACCTTTACGCTTTGGCTCTTGGTGGTGCTAAGGGTGTTGAATCAGTTATCAAGCAATTAAATGATGAATTGATTATTGATATGCAATTAACTGGTTGCAAGACAATTGAAGACGTTAAGCATGCAAGATTAACTCACTTTAACTACACTGCTGATAACTTGAAGTCAAACACTGATCCTTCAAGAATTAAGCCTTACCCTGTAACTAAGGATAATCAAATTAAGGAAGACGACTCAGATGCCGTTTCTGGTGCTTCACAAGCTTAA
- a CDS encoding metal ABC transporter permease, whose translation MFALPFMRNAFLASTFIAITCGTVGVYVVARNFSFLAHTLSEIGFAGAAFAVWLGIGPLWGMLLFTLLGSISVGELSLHSEQKESSISAISALFIGLGVLFLAISGANSNYATNILFGSIIGVDKQGVIQLVGLSVIVLLLIFVIQKQLNFDSFDHIGALAHGVKTGLVSLIFLIALAMSVSVGAQIVGSLLVFILLTLPPATANYLGKTVGSMIAWSVFFALIGVWLGLYLGFATNLPVTFFIAVIEVFIYLVTYFTHLVKHNL comes from the coding sequence ATGTTTGCATTACCATTTATGCGCAACGCCTTTTTGGCCAGCACGTTTATTGCAATTACTTGTGGGACAGTTGGGGTCTATGTCGTGGCCCGCAACTTTAGCTTTTTGGCTCACACCTTGTCCGAAATTGGCTTTGCTGGTGCGGCTTTTGCCGTGTGGCTGGGGATTGGTCCCTTGTGGGGGATGCTGCTGTTTACCTTGTTAGGTTCAATTAGTGTTGGCGAATTATCGCTGCACAGCGAGCAGAAAGAATCATCAATTAGTGCGATTTCTGCATTATTTATTGGTCTCGGTGTTTTATTTTTAGCCATTTCTGGTGCTAATAGTAATTATGCAACGAATATTTTATTCGGCAGTATTATTGGCGTTGACAAGCAGGGGGTTATCCAGCTAGTTGGGCTATCAGTGATTGTATTGCTACTCATCTTTGTTATCCAAAAGCAATTGAATTTTGATTCGTTTGATCACATTGGTGCCCTAGCTCATGGGGTAAAAACAGGGCTGGTTAGCTTGATTTTTCTCATTGCCCTAGCAATGTCTGTTTCTGTTGGTGCGCAGATTGTGGGTTCACTACTCGTGTTCATTCTATTGACTTTACCACCAGCAACGGCTAATTATCTTGGTAAAACCGTTGGCTCGATGATTGCCTGGTCGGTCTTCTTTGCCCTAATTGGTGTCTGGTTGGGACTATATTTGGGCTTTGCCACCAATTTACCCGTAACTTTTTTTATTGCAGTGATCGAAGTTTTTATTTATCTTGTTACTTACTTCACTCATCTAGTTAAGCATAATTTATAG
- a CDS encoding ATP-binding cassette domain-containing protein has protein sequence MKFDKQAVFTDLNFKLKEGSMTALLGPNGAGKTTLINVLMKMLTPTSGSFAFTQGVRLGYVPQFRNIDAEYPLSIEAFIALNAPVIKTKKVKQAIKTQLEETNLYAIKNTRMGEASGGQKQRAYLAQTLLDNPNVIILDEATASLDPAAKDELMGLIKHLNEKHRITVLFVTHDVPLARKYMKDYLYLNNGSIEQGKMSQFEEAYE, from the coding sequence ATGAAATTTGATAAGCAGGCGGTTTTTACTGACCTGAATTTCAAATTGAAAGAAGGATCGATGACGGCACTTTTAGGACCAAATGGTGCTGGTAAAACGACACTAATTAACGTCTTAATGAAGATGCTAACGCCAACAAGTGGGTCATTTGCGTTTACTCAAGGTGTCCGCTTAGGTTACGTGCCGCAATTTCGCAATATTGATGCAGAGTATCCACTGTCAATCGAGGCCTTCATTGCCTTGAACGCGCCGGTGATTAAAACGAAAAAAGTTAAGCAGGCGATTAAAACTCAGCTTGAAGAAACTAACTTGTACGCTATTAAAAATACGCGAATGGGTGAAGCCTCTGGTGGTCAAAAGCAGCGGGCATATTTGGCACAGACCTTACTTGATAATCCCAATGTGATTATTCTAGATGAAGCAACAGCCAGTCTTGACCCAGCAGCCAAAGATGAACTAATGGGCCTAATTAAGCATTTGAATGAGAAGCATCGAATTACAGTTTTGTTTGTGACTCATGATGTGCCGCTAGCGCGCAAGTATATGAAGGATTATCTGTATTTAAATAACGGTTCGATTGAGCAGGGCAAGATGTCCCAGTTTGAGGAGGCGTACGAATAA
- a CDS encoding SLAP domain-containing protein has product MKKLITALALATTIAVPIQAAPLAVQVHASSINDLAKQDSYGGVTYADNMLAQEGIKYNSFAENAIPYRNGKPEGIVIHETATPNATAHNEAIYFNREWKNIYAYVHAFVDKTGVIQMMSPDSGTWGAGPQANDRFIQVELCEENNAADFAKGVNNDAIYAAALLHRYGLQPDNAVHDGQGTIWSHHAVSQYLGGTDHTDPDGYFAKWGYTMDDFYNLVKYYYDNQSSTTPDNNATTNQPTNTPINKPSDKPATNKPAATLPKPTGTKTLMHDALVYDENGNATSAATKTAGTKLTLYGYKTIAGRKYLQIGLNQFVVASNVDGKLRKVKHNAYLYNANGYRIGRGKLYRRTYIRTYGGRVKIAGHKYYQIDVNEFVKVGNF; this is encoded by the coding sequence ATGAAAAAATTAATTACAGCATTGGCATTAGCCACAACGATTGCCGTACCAATTCAAGCAGCACCGCTTGCAGTACAAGTTCATGCCAGTTCAATTAACGACTTGGCTAAGCAAGACAGCTATGGCGGCGTTACTTATGCGGATAATATGCTAGCCCAAGAAGGAATTAAGTATAATTCTTTTGCTGAAAATGCAATTCCGTACCGCAATGGTAAGCCAGAAGGAATCGTTATTCACGAGACGGCAACGCCAAACGCAACGGCTCATAATGAAGCAATTTACTTTAACCGCGAATGGAAGAATATCTACGCTTATGTGCATGCCTTTGTTGATAAGACCGGTGTTATCCAAATGATGTCACCTGACAGTGGTACTTGGGGTGCCGGACCACAAGCCAACGATCGGTTTATTCAAGTAGAATTATGTGAGGAAAATAACGCCGCAGACTTTGCTAAGGGCGTTAATAATGATGCAATTTATGCAGCAGCATTATTACACCGTTATGGCTTGCAGCCAGATAATGCCGTGCATGATGGTCAGGGAACGATCTGGTCGCACCATGCAGTCAGCCAATATCTAGGCGGCACTGACCATACTGATCCCGACGGCTATTTTGCTAAATGGGGTTATACAATGGATGACTTTTATAACCTTGTGAAGTATTACTACGATAATCAAAGTAGTACTACGCCTGATAATAACGCAACTACTAATCAGCCAACCAATACACCAATTAACAAGCCAAGCGATAAACCAGCAACCAATAAGCCGGCTGCAACCTTACCAAAGCCTACTGGCACTAAAACTTTGATGCATGATGCCTTGGTTTATGATGAAAATGGCAACGCTACTTCAGCAGCAACTAAAACGGCCGGTACTAAATTAACTTTGTATGGCTATAAGACGATTGCTGGTAGAAAGTATTTGCAAATCGGCTTAAATCAATTTGTCGTTGCTAGCAACGTTGACGGTAAATTGCGTAAAGTTAAGCATAATGCCTATCTATACAATGCTAACGGCTACCGAATTGGCAGAGGCAAGCTTTACCGGCGCACGTATATTAGAACTTACGGCGGCAGAGTAAAGATTGCTGGTCATAAGTACTACCAAATTGACGTTAACGAATTTGTCAAAGTTGGCAACTTTTAA